Genomic window (Daucus carota subsp. sativus chromosome 5, DH1 v3.0, whole genome shotgun sequence):
ACAAACTTTGTACGAAATAATCCTCGAGCAGCTCATATGACAAATCAAGATAATCTTCCAAATTGCATTTAACCGCACAGACAAACATAATTTTCAGCCTGCAACACCGAACCCCAACCCAAAAACACGTAATTTATAaagcaacaaaaaaaatgaaatcctCCAAAAGCAACATCACAGCCTCACAGGACGATAGAACATAATCAAGCGGAATTTAAACTAACTCACAGGGCAGGGGCAGCTATAATTAAACACTTTCACCATATGATATCTCCATGTAAAATAACTATAGAATACAAAAATCTTTAAATACCCAGCACATGTAACAACACAAAATAAAGCATGAAATTTGCCACAAAATAAGATTAGTACTTAAATATGCAagaatcaaatttaattataaacccaaaaaaaataacaacCCAATTAGCAATTTAACTGAATAAAACAAGATTTGCGGTAATTAAGGTGAGCAAGAACCAAACCCTGGTAGTGTAAACTTTGTCACCATTGTCATTGATATAGAACTGAAGATACATTTTTTACCTGCACAAACAAACAATTCGAGATCAGATTTTTGCACATATAGCAATCTTTTGCATACGAGTAGGTAATAAATTGTGGTTTGATGGAAAATAATTGAGGAGAAGATGCGTTACCAGAAGACAGTACAGCAGCACTCTAGAGCAGTTTGAATGGAAATTTCTAGGGTTTTAGAACTAGCTGAGTGGTTTAGGGTTTATACCTGTTTTTTATATGGGCCTTTTTGTTCGTTCTGATGGGCCTTTTTAAAGAATTGATCCATCTATTCAATTGTGATGGTTTCGACTTTCGGTCAAGAGCATCCGGCTTATTCTGACGGACAAACACGTTCttgactttttatttttaaaaaaaaaaaagaaaataccaTCTCctgcaaaataaaatttatatagaaAGAAATTTATTATCTAAGCAAGTGACATGTCCCCGGAAATTAACATGATTAAACTTATATCCGTCTTTTTTAATTACAATCTAAATTGTCAATTATCTTATATTATCTGAAAaatagtattatatattttatttttgtcaatTACCCTAATACTGAATATAGTTAAACTCATATGCAAAACGGCCACAATACATgaaatcaagaaaataaaaaagaacctaacaaaaaactaaaaaataagaaagaaatCCATCAACATAATATTCTAacacttaaataattataatcccAACAAAAttccataaaaaatttatttgactagaaatcaaataaaattatctaaaatgattatattttaaatcgtTTTTATCGATAAATACTTTCATTTTTTCCCTTCCttcgaaaataatttaaatataatattattttaataatatgacgcaattataaaatatgttgttAGAATTAGCGTGCCCTAAATCATTTGAATactctttttaatatatttataataacattGTTACACTTGTTTTTTCTCAATTTCGTGCAAATGCATATGATAATATAGTTTTTACCTTTCCGGCAACATCTTAAAATAAGATGACTATTTTTTTATCAGGATCATATgtgtgaaaataaaaataaaaatggtcTCAAAATGTCCAATTACTCGTTTATCGTTGAGAAGATCATctttaaaactaattaaaagaggttaaatattataacaaattatCCATGATATGATATGAAGCGGGGCAAGATTAGATAGGCGGTGTTTGGCTACGGCTTAAAAGCCGACTTCTGGATTTATAAACTAAAAGAACTTATTTCGTAccgtgtaataagtcaagaagcacttataaaaagctgagaatacagaatactagcttttgtttcatgacttctgcttctttcccaaacactttaatcacttataagttttaacttgcttctaactaatatttcacttctttactttaaggtTAAGCAAGAAACACTATTTTAAATTCACCCAAACGGTCACATAGTACATGGAACATGAAAAATACACATGAACATTTAATACCgatcattttgaatttttaatatcGCGTTTGGATTTATCGCTCACAAGCACACGGACTTGGCACAAATGGAACACCGGCGGAACCGGAGTACTACAGTAAAACAGTAAAAAAGGTAACTTTAACTCCGGTCATTTCTGACTTGTGAGTAGTTGCACAGTTTTGACATCTAACGAAACACGCTTTCAAACCACGtctcttctctctctagaaaactccatctctctccctctctctcttaaATCTCACTCCACCACTtcacctctctctctcatcttaAATTTTACATCTTTACGCATCTCTCCCACCAAAGTCTCAATCTTTACCAAACCGATGTCGTTCGAAGAAGACGACGACTCATTCGAGCACACTCTCCTCGTAGTCCGCGAAGTCTCCGTCTTCAAAATCCCCCCTCGCTCCACCTCCGGCGGTTACAAGTGCGGCGAGTGGCTCCAGTCCGACAAGATCTGGTCCGGGCGCCTCCGCGTTGTCTCCTGCAAAGACCGCTGCGAGATCCGACTCGAGGATCCTAATTCCTCCGATCTTTTCGCCGCCTGTTTTATCGCGCCAGGTCAGCGAGAGAATGCTGTCGAATCGGTGCTTGATTCGTCCAGGTACTTCGTGTTGAAGATTGAGGATGGGACTGGGAAGCACGCGTTTATCGGGTTAGGGTTTGCGGAGCGAAATGAGGCGTTTGATTTTAATGTGGCGTTATCGGATCACGATAAGTATGTCAAGAGAGAGGGGGAGAAGGAGGTTGGAGAGAGTAGCAGCGATAATCATATCGATATTCACCCAGCGGTTAATCAGAGATTGAAGGTATTATTGTGCTTGTATGGTGCATTGATATACTGATGTGAAATTCTGTGCTGAAATTATCTGAATTTTGTGTTTTCAGTGAGAGTTGTAAATTGTGAAGTTGAGTTTGTTGTTTGGAGGATGTAATAGCTGGAGTAAGATGTTACATGTTAGTTATGTGTGTGTTGGGGGTTGTTACGTTAGGGTACATATATAGATTGAATTAGAGACtagagatatatatattggCTCGGTGATATACTAAATATATGTTATGGATTAAATGAAATTGGAAAGTGTAAgaagttgattttttttcaagttCTTTTACTGtttggtgtatatatatgtagctgGATTATGATGCCACGTATTACTTATGTTCTGTGTTTGTGTGATTTGTACAATGTACATAGAAGCAGATTCATTAGGAATGTTTATTGGCATGTCAATGGTGTTGGACTATCTGCAAAATGTGCAAGAATATACTTGTTGACAGAAAAAAGAGAAAGTTTAATTTAAATGTATCTTGGTGGTCACGTTTGCACGGTATGTTCCGACAGTATAGGCAACAAAGTGTTTATTTATCGTGACTAGATGGTGTAAGATTGGGAAGCTTTGTATTTTGTAACTCGTGTTTATTCTTTTGTTATGTGTGTCTGTCCGACTTGACCTGTCAATGAACACTTACTATTCTTTTCTTATGTATCTTTCTGTCTAACTTTACGAACAATGACCCTTCTTTTGTTATATTAGGGTACATATATAGATTGAATAAAATCGAGAAGTATTAaaagttgagttttttttttaaaagttcttTTACTGtttggtgtatatatatgtagctgGATTATGATGCCACGTGTTACTTCTGTTCTGTGTTTGTGTAATCTGTACAATGTACGTAGAAGCAGATTTATTAAGAATGTTTAGTGGCATGTCAATGGTGTTGGACTATTTGTAAAATGTGCAAGAATATACTTGTTGAAAGAAAAAAGAGAGTTTAATTTAAATGTATCTTGGTAGTCACGTTTGCATGGTACGTTCCAACAGTATAGGCAACAAAGTGTTTATTAATCGTGACTAGATGGTGTAAGATTAGGAAGCTTTGGATTTTGTAAcgtgtatttatttttttgttatgtgTCTGTCTGACTTGACGTGTCAACAAACAATTACCATTCGTTTCTTATGTATCTTTGCGTCTAACTTTACGAACATTTACCATTGTTTTGTTATGTATATTGTGTGTGAATCTACACGTGTCAATGAATAATTACCGCTGCTTCAGTTTGCAGTGAGCAGTTTTAGTTTATCGTAATTTGTTTACTATTTTGTGGGCAAGTGTGTTTGGCGGTAAGATTCAGTAACTATACATCCAATTGCATGTAATTGTCTTTTAAGGGAAAAAGTAACTCTAGTGCTTAccactttaatattttattccagatAGGACTCGAGTCAATTTCTTCCATTGATTTGTCATCTGCTAGAagagcatatatatatttgtaaccATAAAAGAGCATTTGATGTAATCTGGTATGTGTGTGTACCCTTGTACTTTGCTCGTAAGTAACATAATTGGGGGAATTATAGGAGGGTGAAACCATCAGGATAAACGTGAAGAACAAACCATCCAGTGGAACTGGCATGCTTTCAGCTGCAGGTTTGTCCGGTGGAGTTTCTGCAGCTGGAAAACCAAAATTGCTTGCTCTTGTTCCTCCACCAAATGCTGCAGGAAAACTTAGAACTCCATTACCACCCCCACCAAATGATCCTGCTGCTGTTCGTATGACTTCTTCGAGTCCTGATGGTGCACTTAAAGGGCCCAAAGAAGCTAGTAGGCGTTCTGCTGATACCTTCGCGGATCTATCTCAACTTGAGGTACCCTTTTCTGTTTTATCTTTCTTAATTATTATCTACTAGGTTTATGAAACTTGCCTGCAAGACTCAAGTACAAGTCACGTCACTTTATAGACATTTCTGAATATTAGTTTTACATTACTGCTGTTATCAAATTTTGGCTTATTATGGATGTAGCTTTTGGTTTTGCAAACGTTGCGTTCTGCCGTTTTATACCTGCATCTTATTCGTGTTGGTTGTATGATTGTATCTCGCACATAGGTAGCAGCATGTGTGCATTTTATATTCCACATATCTTTAGTTCTTTGGTTTTACAATAATCAAATGTTTATATGTTTGCTAATAGTTCGAAGAACTTTATTGTTTTGTTATTAAGTGTCGGCTTATATATAAGGATATGTACATATGTTACCCACCCTCTTGCCTAAAGTTGGAAATTGATGGTTTCTGCAGAGAAATCTGCCGTCCACAACTGGATCATCAACTAAAAGCACTGGGGCTGGATGGGCAGCATTTTGATCCTGCAAGCGCTGAGAATTGAGATCTTTGTCCGACATTGTCTTAGGCAATTACTCcatttttggaaaataattgTAACTTGTGAACATGTTCCATCacatcttttttttctttcttttacaaTGTTTTTAAATTGTGCAATATATACAAGAAGATAGTCACCCCTTTTCCCGAATCTATGTTATAATGGATTCTTAAAATCTCATCCGTTGATCACACAAGTTATTATGATAGTTTAGTGCTTCTTGTTGTTATCATATCTATGATCATAATGTAAAGCTGGTGACTCCAGACATATAGTTTGGTGTCATATTGTAAACCTTGTGTTTCTTGAATGGAGATGGGTTACCCGTGTGTTCCGATGATAAGCATATACAGTACCGAAAGTTTGAAATTACGGTACTAAAATTAACGGAGGTGtatttaattaggattttaaacaaataaacaataaactaaTTCTTTAATAATGAAATATAGCAGAATCTGAGAATCTAACCCGTGTATTTTAAGataattgaaattttatcaaaatttatgatattttgaaatattgttcTTAAATCCTAAAGACTTTATATTAACTTTGTGACAACATATACCTACAATGCCTCCCTTCAGTTAAGGGGAAACAAGTTATAAAGAAAGGAAAACTATAACTACCATACTT
Coding sequences:
- the LOC108222709 gene encoding uncharacterized protein At1g03900; this encodes MSFEEDDDSFEHTLLVVREVSVFKIPPRSTSGGYKCGEWLQSDKIWSGRLRVVSCKDRCEIRLEDPNSSDLFAACFIAPGQRENAVESVLDSSRYFVLKIEDGTGKHAFIGLGFAERNEAFDFNVALSDHDKYVKREGEKEVGESSSDNHIDIHPAVNQRLKEGETIRINVKNKPSSGTGMLSAAGLSGGVSAAGKPKLLALVPPPNAAGKLRTPLPPPPNDPAAVRMTSSSPDGALKGPKEASRRSADTFADLSQLERNLPSTTGSSTKSTGAGWAAF